A single Acetivibrio cellulolyticus CD2 DNA region contains:
- a CDS encoding cellulase family glycosylhydrolase, with translation MKKPIIFSTILVTLATLLITPGTQISAETTAVAEPNDDWLHVEGNNIVDKYGNKVWITGANWFGFNCREMMFLDSYHSDILADIKIVADKGINVVRIPIATDLLYSWSKGQYPMSTDTSFNNEALEGLNSFELFNFMLENFKKVGIKVILDVHGATTDNQGHIYPLWYNGTITEEIFKSAWVWVANYYKNDDTIIGFDLKNEPHTNTGNVKMKASCAIWDDSNDPNNWKRAAQETALAIMKVHPNALIFVEGVEMYPKDGKWDDATFDTSPWTGNNDYYGNWWGGNLRGVKDYPIDLGEHQDQLVYSPHDYGPLVYEQSWFTGNFVTADDETAQEILYDQCWRDNWAYLMENGTSPLLIGEWGGITEGGDKLLSTNLKYLRCMRNYISQNKYKMHHTLWCINIDSADTGGLFTRGEGTPFEGGRDLKWNDNKYDNYLLPVLWKNEDGKFQGLDHKVPLGCNGVTLPEGGSTTPTKTPATPTKSITPTSIVTPTAIVTPTPTASDVKPGDVDGNGSINSIDFALMRNYLLGNLKDFPAEDDIKAGDLNGDKSINSLDFAIMRMYLLGMITKFSV, from the coding sequence ATGAAAAAACCTATTATTTTTTCTACAATATTAGTAACGCTTGCAACGTTATTAATAACACCTGGCACACAAATATCCGCAGAAACTACTGCCGTTGCTGAACCAAATGATGACTGGCTGCATGTTGAAGGCAACAATATTGTTGATAAGTACGGCAATAAAGTATGGATTACTGGTGCCAACTGGTTTGGCTTTAACTGCAGGGAAATGATGTTTTTAGACTCTTATCATAGTGATATATTAGCAGATATAAAGATTGTAGCGGATAAGGGCATAAATGTAGTCAGAATACCAATCGCAACAGATCTGTTATATTCATGGAGTAAAGGTCAATATCCTATGTCAACAGATACAAGCTTTAATAATGAAGCTTTAGAAGGATTAAATAGCTTTGAACTTTTCAATTTTATGCTGGAAAACTTCAAAAAAGTTGGAATCAAAGTTATACTCGATGTGCACGGTGCAACAACAGATAATCAGGGACATATATACCCACTTTGGTATAATGGAACCATAACAGAAGAAATATTTAAATCTGCTTGGGTTTGGGTAGCTAACTATTACAAAAATGATGATACAATTATAGGTTTTGACCTTAAAAACGAACCTCACACAAACACCGGTAATGTCAAAATGAAGGCTTCATGCGCTATATGGGATGATTCTAATGATCCAAACAACTGGAAAAGAGCAGCTCAAGAAACTGCATTAGCAATAATGAAGGTACATCCAAATGCCTTAATATTTGTTGAAGGCGTAGAAATGTATCCTAAAGACGGTAAATGGGATGATGCAACATTCGATACAAGTCCATGGACAGGAAATAACGATTACTATGGCAACTGGTGGGGCGGAAACCTGCGTGGTGTAAAAGATTATCCTATTGATCTTGGAGAACATCAGGATCAGCTTGTTTATTCACCACATGATTATGGTCCATTAGTTTATGAGCAATCTTGGTTTACAGGCAACTTTGTTACTGCTGATGATGAAACAGCACAAGAAATACTATATGATCAATGTTGGAGAGACAACTGGGCGTATCTCATGGAAAATGGGACATCTCCATTACTGATTGGTGAATGGGGCGGTATTACAGAAGGTGGCGATAAACTTCTTAGTACCAATCTTAAATATTTAAGATGTATGAGAAACTATATCTCACAAAACAAATATAAAATGCATCATACGTTATGGTGCATAAATATTGATTCCGCTGATACCGGCGGATTATTTACCCGTGGCGAAGGAACCCCATTTGAAGGTGGAAGAGACCTTAAATGGAATGACAATAAGTATGACAATTATTTATTGCCTGTTCTATGGAAAAATGAAGACGGTAAATTCCAAGGTTTGGATCATAAAGTGCCATTGGGTTGTAATGGTGTAACATTACCAGAAGGTGGTTCAACAACCCCAACAAAAACTCCTGCTACACCTACTAAATCAATAACACCTACTTCTATTGTAACACCTACTGCCATTGTAACACCTACACCAACAGCTTCAGATGTAAAGCCAGGCGATGTTGATGGTAATGGATCAATTAACTCAATTGACTTTGCTTTAATGAGAAATTATCTATTGGGAAATCTAAAAGACTTCCCTGCTGAGGATGATATAAAAGCTGGAGATTTGAATGGAGACAAATCTATTAATTCACTTGACTTTGCAATTATGAGAATGTATCTTCTAGGAATGATTACCAAGTTCAGTGTTTAA
- a CDS encoding 4-alpha-glucanotransferase, which produces MEKASLSLYKKRSKVIVPVFAANSSSSFTRFNDVIKILMAIFPDSICLEPDTGETVLKNINLDPNLKLAAIKTALAFLTKRDYAGNLEDLTYIMHFLSDIGVTDIAELPFTQKHQSTTSPFSSSSFGLELDYLVLELVPEVQEDPELLSMIPKRSVTYEKDLCCDFDIHREARKVILSKASKKFLNHVRLDPHSERAEAYQKYVDQYKVQLRRNAVFSIVQSKVLNTYVDAEPDFRTWPKEYQNPESEAVKRLAELYTDEIEAYQYSQFCIHEQQLLIKDLYRELGLKREVNIAFGIDPSASGDVWGLQGKAFNIEYEIGTDNGQNWHIPPYITEGEAYYELMNDRIKYLSQYIDILFLDHMCGYATQYIMRRGDHNDHGRYEIDPSDRIHKVKNVEKIIQIALKHGLEVGGETLGDIPRQSAVEEAIRRMKKNGHPIPEMYVAPHKNICGQYQNHQTLPENTELFLSTHDLPTIIQILCGQRGNVYLNDFRYPEHKIANFLSQQFGILTTPNQTPLNPQDITPQMGIAMLEVFMTSSAETVTIPLQDIFALLFPQEVGVNEDFNLNIAGSTSGVGNENKNFSRILPPIHKLEPYKNQLQKIFTRADQPFDYPERLVEHGNFFTWIAHITPGRKLLYQNPVNKKWELFRHHGKDVPVLEMVISNLTGDKQIGTIELPTEFRHVIKHNKKYKLVDIASSNADMQLYYRTGEEMLWHIYVELPQKTDHHFIVYELP; this is translated from the coding sequence ATGGAAAAAGCATCTCTATCTTTATATAAGAAAAGATCAAAAGTAATAGTCCCGGTATTTGCAGCCAATTCATCTTCAAGTTTTACTAGGTTTAATGATGTGATTAAGATTCTGATGGCGATATTCCCGGACTCAATCTGTCTAGAGCCTGATACTGGAGAAACGGTTTTAAAAAATATAAACCTTGATCCAAATCTTAAGCTGGCTGCCATAAAAACCGCCTTAGCCTTTTTAACTAAGCGGGATTATGCAGGTAATCTTGAAGATTTGACCTATATCATGCATTTTTTAAGTGACATTGGTGTAACTGATATTGCAGAACTTCCCTTTACTCAGAAACACCAAAGTACTACAAGTCCTTTTTCTTCTTCTTCATTTGGACTGGAACTGGATTATCTGGTTTTAGAGCTAGTTCCCGAAGTGCAGGAAGATCCCGAGTTACTGTCCATGATTCCTAAAAGGTCTGTCACCTATGAAAAAGACTTGTGTTGTGATTTCGATATACACCGTGAAGCACGAAAAGTAATTCTTAGCAAAGCTTCTAAGAAGTTTTTGAACCATGTTCGTTTGGATCCTCATTCTGAACGGGCTGAGGCTTATCAAAAATATGTTGATCAATACAAAGTTCAGTTAAGAAGAAATGCCGTTTTCTCTATTGTCCAATCAAAGGTCTTAAATACCTATGTGGACGCAGAGCCTGATTTCAGAACCTGGCCTAAGGAATACCAAAATCCAGAGAGTGAAGCTGTCAAAAGGCTGGCAGAACTTTATACTGACGAGATTGAAGCTTATCAATACAGCCAGTTCTGCATCCATGAGCAGCAGCTTTTGATAAAGGATTTATATAGGGAGTTAGGATTAAAACGTGAAGTTAATATTGCATTTGGGATCGATCCGTCTGCCAGCGGCGATGTTTGGGGTCTTCAGGGCAAGGCGTTTAATATTGAATATGAAATCGGAACCGATAACGGGCAAAATTGGCATATTCCACCCTATATTACAGAGGGGGAAGCTTATTATGAACTGATGAATGATCGAATCAAATATCTTTCGCAGTATATAGATATTTTGTTTCTAGATCATATGTGTGGTTATGCAACCCAGTATATCATGAGACGTGGAGATCATAACGATCATGGCAGATATGAAATTGATCCCTCTGACCGAATTCATAAAGTTAAAAATGTTGAAAAAATCATTCAGATTGCTTTAAAGCATGGACTTGAGGTTGGAGGAGAAACCTTGGGGGATATACCAAGGCAGAGTGCTGTTGAGGAAGCCATCCGAAGGATGAAAAAAAATGGTCATCCAATTCCTGAGATGTATGTTGCTCCTCATAAAAACATATGCGGTCAATATCAAAATCATCAAACACTTCCCGAAAATACGGAGTTGTTCTTATCAACTCATGACCTCCCTACCATTATCCAGATCCTTTGCGGACAGAGGGGGAATGTTTATTTAAATGATTTTAGATACCCGGAGCACAAAATAGCAAACTTTTTAAGCCAGCAGTTTGGAATTCTTACAACCCCTAATCAAACACCCTTAAACCCACAAGACATTACTCCTCAAATGGGTATTGCCATGCTGGAAGTTTTTATGACCTCTTCTGCAGAAACTGTTACTATACCTCTTCAGGACATTTTTGCCCTCTTGTTTCCGCAAGAAGTAGGGGTTAATGAGGATTTCAATCTCAATATTGCCGGATCTACATCTGGAGTTGGAAATGAGAATAAAAATTTCAGTAGAATTTTGCCGCCCATTCACAAACTTGAGCCATATAAAAATCAGCTCCAAAAGATTTTTACCAGGGCTGATCAACCTTTTGATTATCCTGAAAGATTGGTTGAACACGGTAACTTCTTTACATGGATTGCACACATAACACCTGGCCGAAAACTCCTATATCAAAATCCTGTAAATAAGAAATGGGAATTATTTCGACATCACGGAAAGGATGTACCTGTACTGGAAATGGTAATTTCCAATCTTACCGGGGACAAGCAAATTGGTACAATTGAACTTCCAACAGAATTTAGGCATGTGATAAAACATAATAAGAAGTATAAGCTTGTGGACATTGCGTCATCAAATGCTGATATGCAATTATACTATCGAACAGGTGAAGAAATGCTGTGGCATATTTATGTAGAGCTGCCCCAAAAGACTGATCATCATTTTATAGTATATGAATTGCCCTAA
- a CDS encoding alpha/beta hydrolase, protein MMEWSIRSLLNPVITRLLIYGVNPIDVEYVVSAVENKNHINSRSLEKSWLEEWEKKALRYKTMAQECEKNNNTISAREFYFYAAQCYYAVFLINLSGIEPKKRVYMEYASLYRKSTEYYPAKVEYMEIPIDGENTISGYLHHPVSKIQAESPCVIIYSGLGSCKEEMNTLARPLADRGIAVFIPDMPGNGESLFVHDTKCRVHNLNSAFTKIPDFLEKREDIKKGAFGVYGLCMGGGYAYRAACVDPRYAFCVTFFPLFITQVDTKTTPQWMKQGEWYNYQTGGVATEDFMNEMQALEEGSFKCPYLFIHGKYDNWMTIELAMKLFDKAQGEKEKIIIEQEPVYSNQQVVTHTMPVGEQLHWVRQVAADWAAAHFGMMKK, encoded by the coding sequence ATGATGGAATGGTCTATTAGAAGCCTATTAAATCCGGTAATAACCAGGCTTCTTATTTATGGTGTTAATCCTATCGATGTAGAGTATGTTGTATCTGCTGTAGAAAATAAGAACCATATAAATTCTCGTTCGTTGGAAAAGTCATGGTTGGAAGAATGGGAAAAGAAAGCTTTAAGATACAAAACCATGGCACAAGAGTGTGAGAAGAATAATAATACAATATCCGCACGTGAGTTTTATTTTTATGCTGCACAATGTTATTATGCAGTTTTTTTAATTAATTTATCAGGAATTGAGCCTAAAAAGAGAGTGTATATGGAATATGCTTCTTTATACAGGAAGAGTACTGAATACTACCCGGCTAAAGTTGAATATATGGAGATACCGATTGATGGTGAAAATACTATTTCGGGTTATTTACACCATCCGGTGAGCAAGATTCAAGCTGAAAGTCCATGTGTAATAATATATTCAGGTTTAGGAAGCTGCAAGGAAGAAATGAATACTCTTGCAAGGCCTCTTGCTGACAGGGGTATAGCTGTCTTTATCCCGGACATGCCTGGAAATGGTGAATCCTTATTTGTGCACGATACCAAGTGCCGTGTTCATAACTTGAATTCAGCATTTACCAAGATTCCTGATTTTCTTGAAAAAAGAGAGGATATTAAAAAGGGTGCCTTTGGAGTTTATGGTCTTTGTATGGGAGGGGGATACGCTTATAGAGCTGCATGTGTGGATCCTAGATATGCATTTTGTGTTACATTTTTTCCTCTGTTTATAACTCAAGTTGATACTAAGACAACTCCACAATGGATGAAGCAGGGTGAATGGTATAATTATCAAACTGGTGGAGTGGCTACCGAGGACTTTATGAATGAAATGCAGGCTCTTGAAGAGGGTTCTTTTAAATGCCCATACTTATTTATACATGGCAAATATGACAATTGGATGACTATCGAATTGGCTATGAAGTTATTTGATAAAGCTCAAGGTGAGAAAGAAAAAATAATTATTGAACAAGAGCCTGTCTATTCCAATCAGCAGGTAGTAACCCATACTATGCCTGTAGGCGAGCAGCTTCATTGGGTAAGACAAGTTGCAGCCGATTGGGCAGCAGCGCACTTTGGCATGATGAAAAAATAA
- a CDS encoding transcription antitermination factor NusB — MGTSKKELRIREIALEILNDITENGSNSNLVLSNYFNKYTLDINDEIFITSLVLGTLRLKVSIQYAIEVPKKIAKKISPCIMNILRLGVYEHFYGDVIPNPDESFTSYTGNEPYRIEKPKCKYINEYVRIAEKCGQRSGALVVEAVLSRLCGLLWQYFNDRSFEAELLSSKYSFPIHLVDKWLNNYGSDFTEDLLKKLNTPAKLCIRPNSLKISKNELMDVLINEEIDFEEGFITDEALLINSTQPLDTLESFKKGYYQVQDESSILVSKILNPRSGENVLEVCVGTQGDKTTHCAQLMNNIGKILTVDINPQKLCLTRQNCCRFGATIVDLMEYDCLVYNKDWNNVFDKVLVSAPSYEYGIIRRNPEKKYSSDYYNLSKLVDIQSNLLRNSSNYLKCGGVLVYYTNTFEVEENLLSINCFLENNKDFVLDEIVEVDTRKFDQPPQQGFLQIFPNACLMDGCFIAKMRRKS, encoded by the coding sequence ATGGGTACAAGCAAAAAAGAATTAAGGATTAGGGAAATTGCATTGGAAATACTAAATGATATTACTGAGAATGGTTCGAATTCTAACTTGGTTTTATCCAATTATTTTAACAAGTACACATTAGATATAAATGATGAAATATTTATTACATCACTTGTACTAGGTACGTTGAGATTGAAAGTTAGTATACAGTATGCTATAGAAGTGCCAAAAAAGATTGCTAAAAAAATTTCTCCTTGTATCATGAATATTTTAAGACTGGGTGTTTATGAGCATTTTTATGGGGATGTCATTCCTAACCCTGATGAAAGCTTTACTTCATATACTGGTAATGAACCATATAGGATTGAGAAACCTAAATGTAAGTATATTAATGAATATGTAAGGATAGCTGAAAAATGCGGACAACGCTCAGGGGCTCTTGTAGTTGAGGCAGTTTTAAGCAGACTTTGCGGTTTGCTTTGGCAGTATTTTAATGATCGTTCGTTTGAAGCAGAATTGTTATCATCTAAATATTCTTTCCCTATACATTTAGTAGATAAATGGTTAAATAATTATGGATCGGATTTTACTGAAGACCTTTTAAAAAAGCTTAATACGCCTGCAAAATTATGTATTAGACCAAACAGCTTAAAAATTTCTAAAAATGAACTAATGGATGTTTTAATAAATGAGGAAATTGACTTTGAGGAAGGATTTATAACTGATGAAGCGTTATTAATTAACAGTACGCAACCTTTAGATACTTTAGAAAGCTTTAAAAAAGGCTATTATCAAGTTCAGGATGAAAGTTCTATATTGGTTTCTAAGATTCTAAATCCAAGATCTGGAGAAAATGTACTAGAGGTTTGTGTTGGTACACAAGGTGATAAAACTACACATTGTGCTCAACTTATGAACAATATCGGTAAAATTTTAACTGTCGATATAAACCCTCAAAAGCTTTGTTTAACCAGACAAAACTGTTGTAGGTTTGGTGCAACAATAGTAGATTTAATGGAGTATGATTGCCTTGTGTACAATAAGGATTGGAATAATGTATTTGATAAGGTTTTAGTATCTGCTCCGAGTTATGAGTATGGAATAATTAGGAGAAATCCAGAAAAAAAGTATTCTTCGGATTATTATAATCTTTCAAAATTAGTAGATATTCAAAGCAACCTGCTTAGAAATTCGTCAAATTATTTAAAATGTGGTGGTGTCTTAGTCTATTATACCAACACTTTTGAAGTTGAAGAAAATTTACTAAGCATAAATTGTTTCTTGGAAAATAATAAAGATTTCGTTTTAGATGAAATAGTTGAAGTGGATACTAGAAAATTTGATCAGCCTCCCCAACAAGGATTTTTGCAGATATTTCCTAATGCATGTCTTATGGATGGGTGTTTTATAGCTAAAATGAGAAGAAAGAGCTAG
- a CDS encoding GNAT family N-acetyltransferase: MENIKINGKSYEYVVNYKNNDELRNSFNSLARKTYEFDFEDWYQNGYWSDRYIPYSIADGNNIVSNLSLNVIDFFVMGEKRTYLQIGTVMTDKEYRNQGLSRFLMEKVLEEWRGRCDLIYLFANDSVLDFYPKFGFDSAQEYQYSKEIYSESVTSDYIKMNMSDEKNKGFLFNKVNQSLHFSQLSMNDNPGLVMFYCTSFMDQNVYYIKAFDAIVIAEFNDNILYINDIFCEKEVQLNDIIASMVNKEIKKVVLGFTPKDTVSFDETLLKQEDTTLFILDDKWGIFDNKKIMFPVLSHA; encoded by the coding sequence ATGGAGAATATAAAAATAAATGGCAAATCATACGAATATGTTGTTAATTATAAAAACAATGATGAACTAAGGAACAGTTTTAATAGCCTGGCAAGAAAAACATATGAATTTGATTTTGAAGACTGGTATCAAAATGGGTATTGGAGTGATAGATATATTCCTTATTCAATAGCGGATGGCAACAATATAGTTTCAAATTTATCTTTAAATGTCATTGATTTTTTTGTAATGGGAGAAAAAAGGACATATTTACAAATAGGTACTGTTATGACGGATAAAGAATATAGAAACCAAGGATTGAGCAGATTTCTTATGGAAAAGGTATTAGAGGAATGGAGAGGTAGATGCGATCTAATATATCTTTTTGCCAATGATAGTGTTCTTGATTTTTACCCTAAATTTGGTTTTGATTCTGCGCAAGAGTATCAATACTCAAAAGAAATATACTCAGAAAGTGTTACATCTGATTATATAAAAATGAACATGTCAGATGAAAAAAATAAAGGATTTCTTTTTAACAAAGTCAACCAATCATTACATTTTTCACAGTTGTCAATGAATGATAATCCTGGCCTTGTAATGTTTTATTGTACGTCATTTATGGACCAAAATGTTTACTATATTAAAGCGTTTGATGCCATTGTTATTGCAGAATTCAATGATAATATACTGTATATAAATGACATTTTTTGTGAAAAAGAAGTTCAACTAAATGATATAATTGCATCGATGGTAAATAAGGAAATAAAAAAAGTGGTTTTAGGATTTACACCTAAAGATACAGTGTCATTTGATGAAACATTATTAAAACAAGAAGACACAACCCTATTTATACTTGACGATAAATGGGGCATATTTGATAACAAAAAAATCATGTTTCCTGTTTTATCACACGCATAG
- a CDS encoding metalloprotease family protein encodes MFFIPGIIISIITFPGVIVHEMAHQLFCRFSRVAVLDVCYFRVENPNGYVVHEIPKKSWQNLLIGIGPFFLNTIVGALIASAAAIPIFRFENSDIFDYLLIWLGVSIAMHSFPSTGDAQSIWSTLKRKETPIWAKILGTPIVGLIYICSIGSVAWLDLIYGIGVAMLIPNLLVKIIA; translated from the coding sequence ATGTTTTTTATACCTGGTATTATTATATCAATTATTACTTTTCCAGGAGTCATTGTGCATGAAATGGCTCATCAGTTGTTTTGTCGTTTTTCGAGGGTAGCTGTTCTGGATGTCTGCTACTTCAGAGTTGAAAACCCTAATGGTTATGTAGTGCATGAAATACCAAAAAAGTCCTGGCAAAATCTTCTTATAGGTATCGGTCCGTTTTTTCTTAATACTATAGTTGGTGCTCTTATTGCATCAGCTGCAGCAATACCTATTTTCAGATTTGAAAATTCCGATATTTTTGATTATTTATTGATATGGTTGGGAGTATCCATTGCGATGCACTCCTTTCCAAGTACAGGAGATGCTCAAAGTATATGGAGCACGTTAAAAAGAAAAGAAACACCTATTTGGGCTAAAATCCTTGGTACTCCTATAGTTGGACTTATTTATATATGCTCCATAGGATCAGTTGCCTGGTTAGATCTAATTTATGGTATTGGTGTTGCAATGCTTATTCCAAATCTTCTAGTGAAAATTATTGCCTAA
- a CDS encoding LTA synthase family protein codes for METVNFKRLKTSSENTLFNIPKMYVKSDIKNILIVIGLSLCLSVIGALISSAFSLDVLMLYLTQPVLFLLNMLPLTLVMLCIYFLTSRIWISYIVTGSFYFVVQVVNYFKISLRQEPFVPADILLGNESTNVVKINELPINGGLIFLLVLFLIVGLGLFLFLKSKPVGWLYKVIGVTLSVMLSVVLYNTCYKNEKIYDNFKVHGTIYSSVDIVRSRGFIYSFLIKSNSLKLTSPEEYSVEEAEKVIGNYETEEAVQVSSNVNADKEEPHVIAIMSEAFFDIDRIPGIKFDELNNPLKNFNRICEESYHGKIVTSVFGGGTSCTEFAFLTGTSLSLANWTADTYSAYIRKDTFSLTRLLESKGYKTTALHPGYPWFYNRFNVYEYFGFDNRFFADNVTERSTKSLTGYVSDMDTYKFLLSDFKNHLEKNPDSPYFNFTVTIENHGPYANEPIGYPEILKHNSSINEEYYQLVNNYVGGLRQNDEALGYLVEQLEKSGEPVVLVYFGDHLPFLGNDFAGYKAMNYNVGTSGSIEEYLNTYETPYFIWSNKSAKDLLRQQGKDVPVGEAPLISSNYLNTELLNYIGMKDCGYFDYLNEKKSSLPVITNRFYKTCDGKFTENLSDKDKKTVSEYRNLQYYMLFDKKVK; via the coding sequence GTGGAAACAGTGAATTTTAAGAGGTTAAAGACATCGTCTGAAAATACTTTGTTCAATATACCAAAAATGTATGTTAAAAGTGATATTAAAAATATCTTAATAGTTATTGGTTTGTCACTATGTTTATCAGTTATTGGAGCCCTTATTTCGTCTGCTTTTTCTTTGGATGTATTAATGCTCTATTTAACTCAACCGGTGTTGTTTTTATTAAACATGCTGCCTTTGACGCTGGTTATGCTTTGTATTTATTTTCTGACTTCAAGGATATGGATTTCATACATTGTGACGGGAAGTTTTTATTTTGTTGTTCAAGTAGTCAATTATTTTAAAATTAGTCTCCGACAGGAGCCTTTTGTGCCAGCAGACATATTGCTTGGAAATGAATCAACAAATGTAGTAAAGATCAACGAGTTACCGATAAATGGCGGATTGATTTTTCTGCTCGTTCTATTTTTGATTGTTGGTTTGGGCTTGTTTTTATTCTTAAAATCGAAGCCGGTTGGATGGTTATATAAGGTAATTGGAGTTACGCTTTCTGTCATGCTATCCGTTGTTTTGTATAATACTTGTTATAAAAATGAAAAAATATATGATAATTTTAAAGTGCATGGAACTATCTACTCCTCAGTAGATATAGTTAGATCAAGGGGATTTATTTATTCGTTTCTGATTAAGTCAAATTCATTAAAACTGACATCACCGGAAGAATACTCAGTTGAAGAAGCTGAAAAGGTGATTGGAAATTACGAAACTGAAGAAGCAGTACAAGTTTCGAGCAATGTAAATGCAGATAAAGAAGAGCCTCATGTTATTGCAATAATGAGTGAAGCTTTCTTTGATATTGATAGAATTCCAGGCATTAAGTTTGATGAGTTAAATAATCCCCTAAAGAATTTTAATAGGATTTGCGAAGAATCCTACCATGGTAAAATTGTTACATCTGTTTTTGGTGGAGGTACTTCATGCACCGAATTTGCATTCTTGACAGGTACTTCGCTAAGTTTAGCGAACTGGACCGCAGATACGTATTCTGCGTATATTCGTAAGGATACTTTTTCGCTAACAAGATTATTAGAAAGCAAAGGCTACAAGACAACGGCATTGCATCCGGGTTATCCGTGGTTTTACAACAGGTTTAATGTATATGAGTACTTTGGATTTGACAATCGTTTTTTTGCTGATAACGTGACTGAGAGGAGTACTAAGTCACTTACCGGGTATGTTTCAGATATGGATACTTATAAATTTTTGCTGAGTGATTTTAAAAATCATTTGGAGAAAAATCCTGATAGTCCATATTTTAATTTTACAGTAACTATTGAAAACCATGGTCCATATGCAAATGAACCAATTGGCTATCCTGAGATATTGAAGCATAATAGTTCGATCAATGAGGAGTATTATCAACTGGTAAATAATTATGTTGGAGGTCTCAGGCAAAATGATGAAGCTTTGGGATATTTGGTTGAACAATTGGAGAAATCCGGTGAACCGGTAGTATTGGTGTATTTTGGAGATCACCTGCCATTTCTGGGAAATGACTTTGCAGGGTATAAGGCAATGAACTATAATGTCGGAACCTCGGGAAGTATTGAAGAATATTTGAATACCTACGAAACCCCTTATTTTATTTGGAGTAATAAATCTGCAAAAGACTTGCTGAGGCAACAGGGCAAGGATGTACCTGTAGGCGAGGCGCCGTTAATAAGCTCAAATTATCTAAATACTGAACTACTTAATTATATTGGCATGAAAGACTGCGGGTATTTCGATTATCTCAATGAAAAAAAGTCTTCATTACCTGTAATTACTAATAGGTTCTATAAAACATGTGATGGTAAATTTACTGAAAACTTGTCTGATAAAGATAAGAAAACTGTATCCGAATATCGTAACTTGCAATATTATATGTTGTTCGACAAAAAAGTTAAATAA